TGTCAGCCGGACAATTTAGCAGCGCGCAGCAGGATGATGTGCTGGCGCAGTTGAATGGACATCTCGCGCAGCGTAGTGAAAGTGATGAGGTGGATGCCGGTTTGCTGCCGGTCTTTCTTGAAGAGGCGGACGAATTGCTTGCAAAAATCGCGCTTGGTCTGGACTCCTCGGATCAGGCGCCGCTACGGCGTCTGCTGCATACCTTAAAGGGCAGCGCACGGATGGCGGGGGTGCTCAGCATCAGTCAGATCGCGCATCAAATGGAAGAGCGATTGCACGATGAGGCTGCTGCGCAGGCGGATTTTGCAAACATCACGCGATTGCTGGACGCTTTGCGAAATGAGTTTGTCGATGGGGGTGCGGCGAATTCGGATGAGCGTTTCTATCGCACGGTGTGGCAAGCCGCTAAAGAGACGGGGCGTGAGGTTCATCTTGAGCTGGTCGGTATTGATACGGGGCAGCTGCTGACGGCCCCGATCGAGCATCTGCTGCGCAACGCGGTCGTGCATGGTATTGAAAGCCCGTTGCATCGCATCGCCTGCGGCAAGCCACCTGTCGGTGAGGTGCGCATTGAAGTTGGTCGGGTTGGTAATGAAATTGTGATCGAACTTGCC
Above is a window of Gallionella capsiferriformans ES-2 DNA encoding:
- a CDS encoding Hpt domain-containing protein; its protein translation is MSAGQFSSAQQDDVLAQLNGHLAQRSESDEVDAGLLPVFLEEADELLAKIALGLDSSDQAPLRRLLHTLKGSARMAGVLSISQIAHQMEERLHDEAAAQADFANITRLLDALRNEFVDGGAANSDERFYRTVWQAAKETGREVHLELVGIDTGQLLTAPIEHLLRNAVVHGIESPLHRIACGKPPVGEVRIEVGRVGNEIVIELADDGRGLDLAALRTRAVSMGVLREADGLMDDNTLAQLIFIPGLSTAGEITQLAGRGIGMDVVKNCVEERSGRISVSSVRGQGTTFTLYLPGD